One window of the Podospora pseudopauciseta strain CBS 411.78 chromosome 4, whole genome shotgun sequence genome contains the following:
- a CDS encoding hypothetical protein (COG:S; antiSMASH:Cluster_10; EggNog:ENOG503P1RI) yields MATSQCPGGICDGFVDLLHSPESWSVSHPGWQHDAAWDDMVTAAESGCRTCRVFLKAASCFPPQPFYVSFLCKPAKVWGESGQCTFTGAFHLSIVYQNIIKLFKPDDGSFCDWPLPPLPQNKRDLSLDGKVTIATSWLTVCRDNHSDCNSYSEGVDEDTTKLPKRILDVSPPDGHGQLRLYETPEEAKGRYIALSHRWGQTQPLTTTKGTIGNWKQTIPWRHVPQAFRDAITVTRELGTRYLWIDSLCIIQDDHDDWSKQAQEMCSIYSNALLTISATRCDEGCTDTLFPDFQHSVTVDGDPSITVAVRAEGPHVSSSTHYPLLQRAWVFQERLLSRRILHFGYDELNWECMEKAWCECDPNTIYATLPHLKSSRSRNPTSALAPNVPTSAHHDMWRRMIYWYTQQQLTFSTDRGPAILGLAKEHMTLTRPKNSVYLSGLWSDSLVGDLAWEVTAVVVAGPVRPDTTAEPRLPGPTWSWTTVADAICMWPLHWVDSATTEVLDIVPPPAFAVPPTVTSAALDLKSTRHCITLKGKALKGISTNSKDPAVARDRKKFYNAWFEASFGVASGTFNFASDYPPPSESGDSIVVSDGEMVWWLHLGTNPVEGSNPSNRPLENIGLVLRCVDKTLGLYERIGLAGSRQEQWGDQGEEIVASLV; encoded by the coding sequence ATGGCAACGTCCCAATGCCCCGGCGGAATCTGTGATGGATTCGTCGATCTATTACACTCTCCAGAGTCGTGGAGTGTGAGCCATCCTGGGTGGCAACATGACGCTGCCTGGGATGACATGGTCACTGCTGCAGAGTCAGGATGCAGGACTTGTCGAGTGTTTTTGAAGGCAGCAAGTTGCTTTCCTCCGCAACCTTTTtatgtttcttttttgtGCAAGCCAGCCAAGGTTTGGGGTGAAAGTGGCCAATGCACATTCACTGGTGCATTCCATTTGAGCATCGTCTaccaaaacatcatcaagctATTCAAGCCGGATGATGGCAGCTTTTGTGACTGGCCACTGCCGCCGTTACCCCAGAACAAACGGGATCTTAGCCTGGATGGAAAAGTTACCATTGCCACATCCTGGTTGACAGTATGTCGTGACAATCACTCTGACTGCAACTCTTATTCAGAAGGGGTCGATGAAGATACGACAAAGTTGCCAAAAAGGATTCTCGACGTTTCACCGCCGGATGGACATGGACAGTTGCGTCTATATGAGACGCCAGAGGAGGCAAAAGGGAGGTACATTGCCCTGAGCCATCGTTGGGGACAGACACAGCCTCTCACCACTACCAAGGGAACGATCGGTAATTGGAAGCAGACGATCCCATGGAGGCACGTTCCTCAAGCCTTTCGAGACGCCATCACTGTCACCCGTGAGCTTGGAACTCGATACCTCTGGATTGATAGCCTCTGCATCATCCAGGATGACCACGATGACTGGTCAAAACAAGCACAAGAAATGTGTTCCATCTACAGCAACGCTCTTCTCACCATATCTGCCACGCGCTGCGATGAGGGGTGCACGGACACCCTATTTCCTGACTTTCAGCATAGCGTCACGGTAGACGGAGATCCAAGCATCACTGTCGCAGTCCGTGCCGAGGGCCCTCATGTCTCTTCGTCGACTCATTATCCCCTACTTCAACGCGCCTGGGTCTTCCAGGAACGGCTTCTCTCGAGGCGGATCCTCCACTTTGGATACGACGAGCTCAACTGGGAGTGCATGGAGAAGGCGTGGTGTGAGTGTGACCCAAACACTATCTACGCCACCCTGCCGCATTTGAAGTCTTCCCGGAGTCGCAATCCCACCTCTGCACTGGCCCCAAATGTTCCAACCTCAGCCCATCACGACATGTGGCGAAGGATGATATACTGGTACACTCAGCAACAACTGACGTTTTCCACCGACCGTGGCCCAGCTATACTAGGCCTGGCAAAGGAGCACATGACCCTCACGCGTCCCAAAAATTCCGTTTACCTCTCTGGACTTTGGTCAGATTCTCTTGTGGGGGACTTGGCCTGGGAAGTAACAGCGGTAGTGGTGGCCGGTCCAGTAAGACCAGACACTACTGCAGAACCGCGACTCCCAGGGCCGACATGGTCTTGGACAACCGTTGCAGACGCGATCTGCATGTGGCCACTTCACTGGGTGGATAGTGCAACAACTGAAGTTCTAGACATTGTCCCACCACCTGCGTTTGCAGTCCCCCCCACGGTGACTTCAGCGGCACTTGATCTAAAATCGACGCGACATTGTATCACCCTCAAAGGGAAAGCACTCAAGGGCATATCAACCAACAGCAAAGACCCTGCCGTGGCACGCGACAGAAAGAAGTTTTACAACGCTTGGTTCGAGGCTAGCTTTGGAGTCGCGTCTGGAACGTTCAATTTTGCCTCAGACTACCCTCCCCCTTCTGAAAGCGGGGACAGCATTGTCGTTTCCGATGGCGAAATGGTATGGTGGCTGCATCTTGGGACGAATCCTGTCGAGGGGAGTAATCCGTCGAACAGACCGCTGGAGAATATTGGGCTTGTGCTGCGTTGTGTTGACAAAACGTTAGGTCTGTATGAGAGAATTGGACTAGCGGGCTCTAGACAGGAGCAGTGGGGTGATCAAGGGGAGGAGATCGTTGCAAGTTTGGTGTAA